From Cellvibrio zantedeschiae, the proteins below share one genomic window:
- a CDS encoding class I SAM-dependent methyltransferase, translating into MKLLLDKIKELQHKLSVQQHVDSYRLLHGRGRCFEGFEFVNVDFFQPVLLLVFYKEPPTGWLDELTAYLSDKLSEQLSCVLVQRRYLVNAPSEIVMGEMPEKVFARRGNLLFNLHLNAQQNSGYFLDMESGRQWIENHVRGKRVLNLFAYTCAFSVVAVAAGADKVVNVDMSSPALNLGRANHQLNNFPKDKTEYVAENILKSWSRVKKPGPYDVVIIDPPSYQKGSFIAEKDYAKVIRRLPELMPNGGLVLACLNAPELSDEFLRQQFEEQLPDAEFIERLSAHPDFPDVNPGQQLKLLVYRVPRFQIESA; encoded by the coding sequence ATGAAGTTATTGCTCGATAAAATAAAAGAGTTACAACATAAGCTATCGGTACAACAGCATGTTGATAGTTATCGTCTTTTGCATGGAAGAGGGCGCTGTTTTGAAGGTTTTGAATTTGTTAATGTCGATTTTTTCCAACCCGTGCTTTTGCTTGTATTTTACAAAGAGCCGCCAACGGGTTGGTTGGATGAATTGACTGCTTATTTAAGCGATAAGTTATCTGAACAATTATCCTGTGTGCTGGTTCAGCGTCGATATCTTGTAAATGCTCCTTCGGAAATCGTTATGGGAGAGATGCCAGAAAAAGTATTTGCTCGTCGCGGTAACTTATTATTTAACTTGCACCTTAATGCACAACAAAATTCCGGTTATTTTTTAGATATGGAATCCGGTAGGCAGTGGATTGAGAACCATGTGCGAGGCAAACGTGTATTAAATTTGTTTGCTTATACTTGTGCCTTCTCTGTAGTAGCGGTCGCAGCAGGTGCTGATAAAGTTGTGAACGTGGATATGAGTAGCCCTGCATTAAATTTGGGGCGCGCTAATCACCAGTTGAATAATTTTCCTAAAGATAAAACGGAATATGTTGCTGAGAATATTTTAAAGTCATGGAGTCGTGTTAAAAAGCCAGGGCCTTATGATGTGGTAATTATTGATCCACCGTCTTATCAGAAAGGAAGCTTTATTGCCGAAAAGGATTACGCAAAAGTGATTCGACGTTTGCCGGAGCTAATGCCAAATGGTGGATTGGTTCTGGCTTGCTTGAATGCGCCAGAACTAAGTGATGAATTTCTACGGCAGCAATTTGAAGAGCAGTTACCCGATGCAGAATTTATAGAGCGTTTGTCTGCACACCCCGATTTTCCAGATGTAAATCCTGGACAGCAACTTAAGCTGTTGGTTTATCGAGTTCCTCGGTTTCAAATAGAAAGTGCTTGA
- the tusA gene encoding sulfurtransferase TusA yields the protein MNSEIDKILDTSGLLCPEPVMMLHKAVKDLADGGVIKVIATDPSTTRDIPKFCHFLGYELIKQEADEKSYFYYIKKISA from the coding sequence ATGAATAGTGAAATTGATAAAATTTTAGATACCAGCGGTTTGCTATGCCCAGAACCGGTAATGATGTTGCACAAAGCCGTAAAAGATCTTGCGGATGGCGGCGTAATTAAAGTAATAGCAACAGATCCATCTACAACACGAGATATACCGAAGTTCTGTCATTTCTTGGGTTATGAACTAATTAAGCAGGAAGCAGACGAAAAAAGTTATTTTTATTATATTAAAAAAATTTCTGCATGA
- a CDS encoding ATP-NAD kinase family protein: MNKFKLGVIINPYAGIGGSVGLKGSDGDEIRAEAFARGAETRAQVRMQRCLAMLKDFSTEIDVFCFAGDMGEAVASAAGLHVRVVGQAQSSPSSAQDTIAAAEALVKESVDIILFAGGDGTARNIADAFQHLNITDQVVLGVPSGVKMHSGVYAITPEAAGEILLCLLKKQLVNVQACDVRDIDEDAFRQGKVKTRFYASMFAPVLPQFLQQVKNSGAAQDELVKLDIANFLIDNLVDDVLYIVGPGSTTKVFLEQLGVQGSLLGVDVVLNRELVATDVTAPQLQSLVENHSGDVKLIITAIGGQGHIIGRGNQQLTPNVLRIIGRHNIQVVATKEKILSLAGRSLLVDSNDPDLDKSFSGYQSVLVGYDEFVLYPIGMPEESPENP, encoded by the coding sequence ATGAATAAATTCAAGCTCGGTGTAATTATCAATCCCTACGCGGGCATTGGCGGTAGTGTGGGATTAAAAGGTAGCGACGGCGATGAAATTCGCGCTGAGGCTTTTGCACGCGGTGCAGAAACGCGCGCGCAAGTGCGTATGCAACGTTGCCTCGCAATGCTGAAAGATTTTTCAACTGAGATAGATGTATTTTGTTTCGCAGGTGATATGGGCGAAGCAGTTGCTTCGGCTGCTGGTTTACATGTCCGAGTTGTGGGGCAAGCGCAATCATCACCATCCAGTGCGCAGGACACAATCGCTGCAGCAGAAGCTTTAGTAAAAGAATCAGTCGATATTATTTTATTTGCGGGTGGTGATGGTACGGCTCGTAATATTGCTGACGCATTTCAACATTTAAATATTACAGATCAAGTCGTGTTAGGTGTCCCTTCCGGCGTAAAAATGCATTCCGGTGTTTACGCAATTACACCAGAAGCTGCTGGCGAAATTTTATTATGTCTGCTAAAAAAACAGCTTGTGAATGTGCAAGCATGTGATGTGCGCGATATCGATGAGGATGCTTTTCGCCAAGGGAAAGTAAAAACCCGGTTTTACGCCTCTATGTTTGCACCTGTGTTGCCACAATTTTTGCAACAGGTAAAAAATAGCGGTGCTGCGCAAGATGAGTTAGTTAAGCTCGATATTGCCAACTTTCTTATCGATAATCTGGTTGATGATGTGCTCTATATTGTGGGGCCGGGTTCAACAACGAAAGTATTTTTAGAACAGTTGGGTGTTCAGGGTAGTTTGTTAGGTGTGGATGTTGTTTTAAATCGGGAGCTTGTAGCAACGGATGTTACAGCGCCACAACTACAATCATTGGTTGAGAATCATTCTGGCGATGTCAAATTAATTATTACTGCAATTGGCGGACAAGGCCATATTATTGGTCGCGGTAATCAGCAGCTTACTCCCAATGTGTTGCGCATAATTGGTAGACACAATATTCAAGTGGTCGCCACTAAGGAAAAAATTCTCTCCCTCGCTGGGCGATCATTATTGGTTGACTCCAATGATCCCGATTTAGATAAATCATTTTCAGGCTATCAATCAGTGCTTGTTGGGTATGATGAGTTTGTTTTGTATCCCATAGGCATGCCTGAAGAATCTCCGGAAAATCCATGA
- a CDS encoding 4-phosphoerythronate dehydrogenase, whose product MKILADENIPLVNEFFQSIGEVVTRPGRTMLNNDALSASALLVRSVTNVNQTLLQSSKVSFVGTCTIGVDHLDQNWLQSNHIEFSSAPGCNANSVVEYVYAALCHLDVNWLDKKFGIIGCGNVGGLLYKRLKLQGVDCYCYDPLRTPEGNSDLTTLEEVLSCDIISMHTPLTKTGDHPSFHLINLPELRQLKSGAVLLNCGRGPVINNADLLQFLHERDDVRVVLDVWEPEPDISLDLLDKVVLGSPHIAGYSYDGKLKGTEMIYQALCKHLKREPELSIKNLVPPLADNQLQPTANQTTWAQVKQLIAQVYSIAEDDQRLRALAQRARAGEENFGIGFDGLRKHYPTRREFHNYQVVGADDKTAEWLRVLGFGVASSAHE is encoded by the coding sequence ATGAAAATTCTAGCGGATGAAAACATCCCTTTAGTGAATGAGTTTTTCCAGTCCATCGGTGAAGTTGTAACTCGCCCTGGAAGAACAATGTTAAATAATGATGCGCTTTCTGCATCAGCTTTGTTGGTGCGTTCGGTAACCAATGTTAACCAAACATTGTTGCAATCAAGCAAGGTGAGTTTTGTAGGTACATGCACAATTGGTGTTGATCATTTGGATCAAAACTGGTTGCAGAGTAATCATATTGAATTTTCCAGTGCGCCCGGTTGCAATGCAAATTCTGTCGTTGAATATGTATACGCTGCGCTCTGCCATTTAGATGTTAATTGGCTCGACAAAAAATTTGGCATTATAGGTTGCGGAAATGTGGGCGGCTTGTTGTACAAGCGCTTAAAATTACAAGGTGTTGATTGCTATTGTTACGATCCACTGCGCACGCCAGAAGGCAATTCAGATTTAACCACATTAGAAGAAGTGCTGAGCTGTGACATCATTAGTATGCATACACCGCTCACAAAAACGGGCGATCATCCCAGCTTTCATTTAATTAATTTGCCAGAATTACGCCAATTAAAGTCAGGCGCGGTTTTATTAAATTGCGGACGCGGGCCTGTGATCAATAACGCTGACTTGTTGCAGTTTTTACACGAACGCGATGACGTGCGGGTTGTGTTGGATGTATGGGAACCTGAGCCCGATATTTCCTTAGATTTATTAGATAAAGTCGTTTTAGGTTCGCCGCATATTGCAGGTTACAGTTACGATGGAAAGTTGAAAGGCACTGAGATGATCTACCAGGCTTTATGTAAACACTTAAAGCGTGAGCCCGAGTTATCTATTAAAAATTTAGTTCCTCCGCTTGCCGATAATCAGCTTCAACCAACTGCTAACCAAACAACTTGGGCACAAGTTAAACAACTTATTGCACAAGTTTATTCCATTGCAGAAGACGATCAGCGTTTGCGTGCTTTAGCGCAACGCGCGCGCGCAGGAGAGGAAAATTTTGGTATTGGCTTTGATGGTTTGCGTAAGCATTACCCAACTCGTCGTGAATTTCATAATTATCAAGTCGTAGGCGCAGATGATAAAACGGCAGAATGGCTGCGTGTTTTAGGTTTTGGTGTAGCAAGCTCCGCACATGAATAA